Genomic DNA from Clostridium sp. BJN0013:
ATCTCCGCAGGACTTCCGGCACCTTCAATTACAACTATGTCAAATTTATCTTCCAATATTTTAAAGTCTTTTTTTAACATTGGTGCAAATTCCTTTTTCATATTATAATATTCCCTGGCACTGGAATTGCAATAAATTTCGCCCTTTATAATAACCTGGCAATTTTTATCTGTAGTAGGTTTTAAAAGTATAGGATTCATATATACTTCCGGTTCAAGTCCTGAGGCATAAGCCTGAAGCACCTGAGCTCTGCCCATCTCTCTGCCATCTAATGTAATATAGGAATTTAAGGACATATTTTGAGATTTGTAGGGACAAACTTTAAAGCCATCCTGTTTGAAAATCCTACATAAAGCTGCGGTAATTATACTTTTGCCCACAGAAGAAGCAGTGCCTTGAATCATAATTTTGGGCATTCATATTCCTTCTTTCTGTGAAGTTTATAATCATATTTTGAATTTATAACATCTTGTATATGAGATATATAAATATCCTGAAACTCTTCAATTTCCCCCAATCCATGAACATAAGCTTCTACTTGGAACCCAAGTCTTGTTAAAATATTTTTCCAGGAATCTTCTTCATCCCCGGCCATATCAACCAAGGCATGGTTTCCAGCTACCAACATAAGAGGAATCAATTTAATTTTTTTATGTTCTTTTTCGGTAAAAGTATAATTTTTAGTTATATGGTTAACTACATTGTTAAAATCAGGGTAACCTTCTACATTGGCAATAAAAGAATTATTAAATCCCCTTTCTCTTAAAACAAGCTGGAGACAGGAGTAACAGGCATTAGCCCAATGGGTACTGCCATGGCCCATTAATATGCTTAAATTATCCTTTGGGATTATGTTTTCAATTGCATCTGCCATGACACCATAATCATCTGGAACTTCTTCATCTATTCCCTTATAAAATAATACCGGCCTTCCAATTTTTATTTCTTTAAAACTTCCTTTATATCTTTGAACTTCTCTTACAATAAAATCGTACTCTCCTCCAGGTATTATATGAAGCGGCTGTACAATTACCTTTTCAAATCCTTCATTTTTTAACTTTTCCAGAGCATCCCCAGGGGTATCTATCATTATTTTATCTCTTGACTTTAATGTACTTATTATTTTATAGGCCGTAAAAGCTCTTCTTATTTCATAGTCACTAAATTTTTTTCTTATTTTATTTTCAATAATATCAATGGTAAGTCTCCTTGTGTTTTCATAAGTTGTTCCAAAACTGATTACCAAAATTGCCTTTTTCACATAATCACTTCCTAATCCTTATTTTGCTTAAATTGCAAAAGCTTTTTAATCATACCTTCAGTAGTAAATTCATCACTTATAAGGCTGGATATACTGTGCTTTTCCAGTTCTTTAAAGGTAATAGGCCCTATGGCTATATTGATTTTTCTACGAAGCTTATCTAATCCCACCATATTTATCATATTCCTTACCGTAGAAGGGCTGCTAAAAAACACCACATCTACTTCATCAAAAGCTTTCTCACCAGACATTTCTCCCTGTACCGGTTCATAAATATGTACTTCATCTACCTGACACCCAAAATCAATTAAACTTTGTGCCACTTTTCTTCGTGATAGTTTGGAACAGGGTATTAATATGCTGTCAGATTTTTTAACCTTTTCCATAAGCGCTTCCTTTAAATTTTTACTTGAAAATTCTTTAGCCCTTATATCCGCATATATACCCTTTTCCATTAAAGCCTTTTCCGTAGCAGAGCCAATTACTGCAAATTTTCCTTTTATATTTCTCACATCATATTTTTTCTCTTTTAAATAATTGAAAAATATATTTACACTATTTACACTGGTCATAACTATAAAGTCATACCTGTGAAGTTTATTTAAATAATCATCCATATTTTCTGAGGTATTTAAAATTTTTATTGCATTGATTTCCGTCACTTCTGCCCCCAATTTAATCAGTTTATTTTTAACTTCATAAGATTGTTCTTTGCTCCTTGTGATACACACATTAGTGCCATATAATTCCATATTGTTATACCAGTTTAAATATTTACTAAGAGAGACCACTTCTCCAACTACGATAATACAAGGTGCTTGAAGCTTTTCATATTCTACCTTTTGTATTATATTTGTCAAATTACCTGTCACCATCTTTTGTTTTGAGGTTGTTCCTCTCATTATTACTGCCGCAGGGGTATTTTTATTTTTCCCATTTTCCATAAGTTTTCTAAATATTTCTCCCACATGCTCCATTCCCATAAGGAAAACCAAGGTTCCCGATAACTTGGAAATATATTTCCATTGGAGACTTGTTCCTTCCCTGGTCATAACTGTAAACACATGAAAACTTCTTGAAATGTCCCTATGGGTAATAGGAATTCCAGCATAATTTAAAACAGCTATGGCAGATGTTATTCCAGGAACAGTTTCGAAGGGAATATTCTCTTTGCTTAATCTTATGCCTTCTTCTCCCCCTCTTCCAAATACATAAGGATCTCCTCCTTTTATTCTTCCCACTATATGACCTTCTTTTGCAAACTTAACAAGCATATTATTTATTTCCTCTTGAGATCTATAGTGGCAACCTGGTTCTTTTCCACAATAAAATATTTTGCAATCCTCATTTAAATACCTAAGCAAGCTTTCCCCTGAAAGCCTGTCGTATAGCACTACCGTACATTCCTTTAAAACTCTTACTGCCTTTAAAGTAACTAATTCTTCATTTCCAGGTCCTGCCCCTATCAAGTACACTTTTCCCATAGTAGATATTTACTTCCTTTCACTTTAATTAACCATTTATAATCTTTTCTCCCAAACTTTTCCCTAATGCAACATAATCCCATTTATTTCCATGAATATCTTTTTTTATAAGTTTATTGCCCATTTGAAAGATACCGGTTATATTAAGAATTTCACCCTCAATTACGGAATACGCTCCCACAGGAGTATGACAATCCCCTTGAAGCTTTTTTAAAAAGCTTCTTTCTGCTTCAACACTTATTCTTACATCTTCATTATCAATTTTCTCTAAAGTATTTGCATATTCACTATTTTTTAGAACTTCTACTCCTATAGCCCCCTGGGCCACTGCAGGAACAAATTGAAAAGGATTAAAATATTCTGTTATAATTTCTGACATACCCAACCTTTTAACTCCAGCTGCTGCAAGAACTATACCATCCAATTTTTCTTCCTTCATTTTTCTTACTCTTGTTTCTATATTTCCCCTTATAGGAACTATTTCTATATCATGTCTTAAATTTTTTATCTGAACTGCCCTTCTTATGCTGCTGGTACCTATTACCGCTCCCTTGGGAAGATCTAAAAATTTTATACCTTCAGGGGATATAAAAACATCCCTTACATCTTCTCTCACAGGCATTGCAATTATTTCAAACAAATTTAGTAATTCATTTGGCATATCCTTCATGCTGTGTACTGCTGCCTGGGCACGTTTTTCTATTAATGCCCTCTCAATATCCTTTACAAAAACGCCCTTTCCTCCAATTTTATCTAAGGATACATCAAGTTTTCTATCTCCTTCAGTTTTTATCAAAACTTTTTCACATTGCATCTTAAACTTCAAAGTCAATAAGTCTATTACATAATCCGTTTGTACTAATGCCAACTTGCTTTTCCTTGTAGCAATTTTAAGACTCAAAGTATTACCTCCATAAATTATTCTGCTTTTATCCTAGACAATCACTACTGATCGCCTGAACAAGCTCCTCTTTATCAATGGTTTCAAGTTTATATATCTTATAATTTAAAATACCTTCAATACTTTTTATGGCCTTATCCACAGTTTGTGAATTTTCATAGATTATGGCAAGGCAATCTCCCGTATGGGCACCTATAATACCAACTCCCCCTGTGAAATCTTTAATGCTCATAATCTGGGACAATATATTATATTTAAGCCTGCTTTCATTTCTCAATATACTTTCTGTAGATGCTAAAGCCATATCTTTTAATGCTCTTTTTCTTAAGCCGTTTTTAAATATTTTTATTAAATCATCTACAGCATTCAAAGACTTATCTACTCTATTATTAAATTCTACAGTATCTATTGTTTTAATTCCTTCAAATACTAAAAGATAAAACTTAAAATATTCTCCTATACTCTCTTTAAAAGCTCCTTTTTTATAGTCAAATATGGTCATGGTATGAAATATTATACTGTCTGTAGGTTCCACTTCAATACAGAAGTCTATTAATTCCCTTTCATTGAATGTTTTGTTGAAAAGTTTTAAAAGTGCATAATAAGTGGCGCAAAGATCTGCAGTACTGCTTGCAAACCCCTTTCCCTTTGGAATTTGAGAAGTTATAAGCATATCCATATTTTTTTCATAAACGTCATAATTCCATCTTTTTAAAATATTGTTCATAAACTGCATGCTTTTTGGATAATTATATTTAAATACCGGACAATTACTTTCAAATAAAGTTACTCTGGTAAAGAAATTCACAGGGCAAGATATTAATACATCTTTCCCTCTAAAATTTCCCTGTATCATTTCACCTATGCTGCCTGGATAACTGGCGGTAGCTTTCATAATTTTCCTCTTTTCTTATCTATCCAAACATCATCAATTGTGACTTGTGAATTGTGCATTGTATCTACTCCTATACATAAAGTCATTCCTGATAAATTAAGTTTGCTAACCAAAATTTTACCCCCTGAAAGCTCAACACAAGGTTCACATACTGCTTTTACGCCAATATGATCCTCTACAAATTTACTCCCTTTATATTTATACTCAATGGATTTTATATCTTCCCTGCTGAAAGTTTTAAACTGTGCCCCCAAAAATTTCCCCAATTCTATAATAGCCTTTTCTTCACTTTTAATGTTACAAGATGTAACTGTTTTAACAGCTCTTTCATCTATATTGTATTCTTTAAGTTTTTCTCTTACTGTCTTTTGCATAGCTTCAATTGAATAATCTTTTCTGCAGCCAATTCCAATAATTACATTTTTTCTTATAAGCTTAAGCACGGCCATTTTGCCATAAGTATTAAAATAGTTTAATTTATTTGTTACATATACAACTCCACTGGCAGTTTGTAAGTTGCCTCCATAGCCTTTTGGAGTATGAATAAGATTTTCCTCATCTTCAAAAACAATATTTTCACCATTTACCATAAGGGCTGAAATGCACTTTGCATCATCCATATTATCTATTATAAGATTATTTTCCTTTGCAATAATATCTGGTGCTTTTAAATTCAAATTATCCGTTGCAGTGGTAATTATAGCCTCTGCATTCATTATTTCAGCTATTTTTTCTGAAAATTCATTGGCACCGCCTAAATGCCCACTTAAAAGGCTTATGACATATTTGCCCAGTATATCCACTACAATAATGGCAGGATCTTCAGACTTACTTTTTATAAAAGGCGCAATAGTCCTAATTGCTATACCCGTAGAAGATACAAAAATTATGGCATCATAATTTTTCATAAGTTCCTCTACAAGTTTTACAATATTAAAATTTTTAATTTTGTTTTTAGAAAATATATGTATGGGAATGGAATCCCCTATCTTCTTGCCAATTATATCTCCATATTTATTTAAACTAATTAGTGCCACATTCATACTTAAGATCTCCTCTAAAAACCCCTTAATTTTTAATATTCTATGCCTTCTCTTGCTAGTATACCTTTATCCATATAGTGTTTTATATTTTTCATCTCTGTTACAAGATCTGCTTTTTGTAAAATTTCTTCCGGTACATCTCTTCCAGTCAATATAAGTTCCATATTATCTGGTTTGTTATCTATAAGCTTGATAATTTTTTCTACAGAAAGAAGTCCATTTGAAAGTATAGCCATGATTTCATCCATTATTAAAATATCACAGGTATTATTTTGAAGAGTTTCCAAACAAAATTTATAAGCTTTTTCTACTTCTTTCCTTAATTCCTCTTTTTCACAATCATTTAACGTCCAAAAAAAGCCTTTTTTCTTTTCAAATCTATATATTTTAAAATTATTTTCCAGCTTTTTTGCACTTTCAATTTCACCTGTTCTAGATGTCTTAAGGAACTGAACCATACATACGCTATAATTATTTCCTGCAGCTCTCAATGCCAATCCTAGAGCTGCTGTAGTCTTGCCCTTTCCATCCCCTGTATATATTTGGACAAAACCTTTTTTCAATTTACCCATATTTTATTCCATCTCCTTTTCAAATGGAAACTTTACTTGTATTGTTATATAAAAATCTAGCATACAGGATAACTGTTTCTCTGAAAATGTCTTAAAACAGTTAACAATTTTTCATTAGAAATTCTATCTTTTATTGCAAGTCTTATAAAGTTTTTATCAAGTCCCTTAAAATTGCCAGCTTTTCTTATGATTATTCCTCTGTTTATACAATAATCATATACCTGCTGTTCATTTACATTTCTTATTTTACATAATACAAAGTTTGCATAGGTTGGAAATACCCTTTCTATAAAATATAATTTTTTAAGTTCTTCTGTCATGAATTGTCTCTCCCTATTAATCAACACAACAGATTCACTAATATAATCTAAATCACTTAAACAATATTTGGCGGCTATTTCTGCAAAACAGTTAATATTCCATGGATTTTGTCTATTCTTTATTCCATCTACAATACTGCTGTTTTTAGTTATACCATATCCAAACCTTATACCCGGCATGGCGA
This window encodes:
- a CDS encoding sirohydrochlorin cobaltochelatase, whose product is MKKAILVISFGTTYENTRRLTIDIIENKIRKKFSDYEIRRAFTAYKIISTLKSRDKIMIDTPGDALEKLKNEGFEKVIVQPLHIIPGGEYDFIVREVQRYKGSFKEIKIGRPVLFYKGIDEEVPDDYGVMADAIENIIPKDNLSILMGHGSTHWANACYSCLQLVLRERGFNNSFIANVEGYPDFNNVVNHITKNYTFTEKEHKKIKLIPLMLVAGNHALVDMAGDEEDSWKNILTRLGFQVEAYVHGLGEIEEFQDIYISHIQDVINSKYDYKLHRKKEYECPKL
- the cobA gene encoding uroporphyrinogen-III C-methyltransferase; this encodes MGKVYLIGAGPGNEELVTLKAVRVLKECTVVLYDRLSGESLLRYLNEDCKIFYCGKEPGCHYRSQEEINNMLVKFAKEGHIVGRIKGGDPYVFGRGGEEGIRLSKENIPFETVPGITSAIAVLNYAGIPITHRDISRSFHVFTVMTREGTSLQWKYISKLSGTLVFLMGMEHVGEIFRKLMENGKNKNTPAAVIMRGTTSKQKMVTGNLTNIIQKVEYEKLQAPCIIVVGEVVSLSKYLNWYNNMELYGTNVCITRSKEQSYEVKNKLIKLGAEVTEINAIKILNTSENMDDYLNKLHRYDFIVMTSVNSVNIFFNYLKEKKYDVRNIKGKFAVIGSATEKALMEKGIYADIRAKEFSSKNLKEALMEKVKKSDSILIPCSKLSRRKVAQSLIDFGCQVDEVHIYEPVQGEMSGEKAFDEVDVVFFSSPSTVRNMINMVGLDKLRRKINIAIGPITFKELEKHSISSLISDEFTTEGMIKKLLQFKQNKD
- the hemC gene encoding hydroxymethylbilane synthase — encoded protein: MSLKIATRKSKLALVQTDYVIDLLTLKFKMQCEKVLIKTEGDRKLDVSLDKIGGKGVFVKDIERALIEKRAQAAVHSMKDMPNELLNLFEIIAMPVREDVRDVFISPEGIKFLDLPKGAVIGTSSIRRAVQIKNLRHDIEIVPIRGNIETRVRKMKEEKLDGIVLAAAGVKRLGMSEIITEYFNPFQFVPAVAQGAIGVEVLKNSEYANTLEKIDNEDVRISVEAERSFLKKLQGDCHTPVGAYSVIEGEILNITGIFQMGNKLIKKDIHGNKWDYVALGKSLGEKIING
- a CDS encoding kinase → MKATASYPGSIGEMIQGNFRGKDVLISCPVNFFTRVTLFESNCPVFKYNYPKSMQFMNNILKRWNYDVYEKNMDMLITSQIPKGKGFASSTADLCATYYALLKLFNKTFNERELIDFCIEVEPTDSIIFHTMTIFDYKKGAFKESIGEYFKFYLLVFEGIKTIDTVEFNNRVDKSLNAVDDLIKIFKNGLRKRALKDMALASTESILRNESRLKYNILSQIMSIKDFTGGVGIIGAHTGDCLAIIYENSQTVDKAIKSIEGILNYKIYKLETIDKEELVQAISSDCLG
- the cbiG gene encoding cobalt-precorrin 5A hydrolase gives rise to the protein MNVALISLNKYGDIIGKKIGDSIPIHIFSKNKIKNFNIVKLVEELMKNYDAIIFVSSTGIAIRTIAPFIKSKSEDPAIIVVDILGKYVISLLSGHLGGANEFSEKIAEIMNAEAIITTATDNLNLKAPDIIAKENNLIIDNMDDAKCISALMVNGENIVFEDEENLIHTPKGYGGNLQTASGVVYVTNKLNYFNTYGKMAVLKLIRKNVIIGIGCRKDYSIEAMQKTVREKLKEYNIDERAVKTVTSCNIKSEEKAIIELGKFLGAQFKTFSREDIKSIEYKYKGSKFVEDHIGVKAVCEPCVELSGGKILVSKLNLSGMTLCIGVDTMHNSQVTIDDVWIDKKRGKL
- a CDS encoding cob(I)yrinic acid a,c-diamide adenosyltransferase, with protein sequence MGKLKKGFVQIYTGDGKGKTTAALGLALRAAGNNYSVCMVQFLKTSRTGEIESAKKLENNFKIYRFEKKKGFFWTLNDCEKEELRKEVEKAYKFCLETLQNNTCDILIMDEIMAILSNGLLSVEKIIKLIDNKPDNMELILTGRDVPEEILQKADLVTEMKNIKHYMDKGILAREGIEY